In one Silene latifolia isolate original U9 population chromosome 10, ASM4854445v1, whole genome shotgun sequence genomic region, the following are encoded:
- the LOC141606066 gene encoding bifunctional purple acid phosphatase 26-like isoform X1 has product MGRILFTLTKLLVAHIVLLNYVCEGSSGITSSFVRSEWPAIDMPLDNAVFAVPKGHNAPQQVHITQGDYDGRAVIISWVTPDEPGSGTVKYGTSEDNYEFIAHGTVTNYSFYQYKSGYIHHCLVTGLEHDKKYYYMIGNGDSARKFWFETPPKIDPDCYYKFGIIGDLGQTYNSLSTLEHYMESGAKAVLFVGDLSYADRYKKNDIGLRWDTWGRFAEKSAAYQPWMWSTGNHEIDYFPELGETEPFKTYLYRYKTPYAASQSTSPLWYAVRRASAHIIVLNSYSPFVKYTPQWRWLQEELKKVDREKTPWLIVLMHIPMYNSNEAHFMEGESMRVVFEDWFVQHKVDIIFAGHVHAYERSHRISNIHYNVSTGERYPVPDKSAPIYITIGDGGNSEGLAGRFIDPQPEYSAFREASYGHATLEIMNRTHAVYTWHRNDDGKKVHVDTMTLLNQYWVGNGERRMLERPIGETAPY; this is encoded by the exons ATGGGAAGGATTTTGTTTACCTTGACAAAGCTGCTGGTTGCTCATATTGTGTTGTTGAACTATGTTTGTGAGGGAAGTTCCGGGATAACGAGCTCTTTCGTTCGATCGGAATGGCCAGCAATTGATATGCCTCTTGATAATGCAGTATTTGCTGTTCCAAAGGGCCATAATGCACCGCAACAA GTGCATATCACACAAGGTGACTATGATGGTAGAGCCGTTATAATCTCGTGGGTGACACCCGATGAACCGGGTTCCGGCACAGTGAAATATGGAACCTCTGAGGATAACTACGAGTTCATTGCTCACGGGACTGTAACAAACTACTCCTTTTACCAGTACAAGTCTGGCTATATCCATCATTGTCTTGTCACTGGTCTCGAG CATGACAAAAAGTACTATTACATGATTGGAAATGGTGATTCGGCTCGTAAATTTTGGTTTGAAACTCCCCCGAAAATTGATCCAGATTGCTACTACAAATTTGGCATAATCG GTGACTTGGGTCAGACATATAACTCTCTTTCGACACTAGAGCATTATATGGAGAGCGGAGCGAAAGCTGTTTTATTTGTTGGTGATCTCTCTTATGCTGACAGATATAAGAAGAATGATATTGGGCTTCGTTGGGATACTTGGGGTCGCTTTGCCGAGAAAAGTGCAGCCTACCAACCTTGGATGTGGTCTACTGGCAATCATGAGATAGACTACTTTCCTGAATTG GGGGAAACTGAACCTTTTAAAACATACCTCTACAGATACAAAACACCTTACGCAGCTTCACAGAGCACTAGTCCTCTTTGGTACGCGGTTAGGCGTGCATCTGCCCATATCATTGTTCTCAACAGCTATTCTCCCTTCG TGAAATACACGCCTCAGTGGAGGTGGCTTCAAGAAGAACTGAAAAAAGTGGACAGGGAGAAGACACCTTGGTTGATCGTGTTGATGCATATCCCAATGTACAACAGCAATGAAGCGCATTTCATGGAGGGAGAAAGTATGCGTGTCGTGTTTGAGGACTGGTTTGTTCAACACAAAGTTGATATCATCTTTGCTGGTCATGTTCATGCTTATGAAAGATCG CATCGTATCTCAAACATACACTACAATGTATCAACCGGTGAACGTTATCCGGTGCCAGACAAATCTGCTCCAATTTACATAACTATTGGTGATGGTGGAAATTCAGAAGGCCTAGCTGGACG GTTCATAGATCCACAGCCGGAATACTCAGCATTCCGAGAAGCAAGTTATGGACATGCAACGCTAGAGATTATGAACAGGACACACGCTGTCTACACATGGCATCGAAATGATGATGGCAAGAAGGTGCATGTTGACACCATGACTCTTCTAAACCAGTACTG GGTTGGCAATGGGGAGAGGAGAATGCTAGAGAGGCCAATTGGTGAAACTGCTCCTTATTAA